A window from Roseburia sp. 499 encodes these proteins:
- a CDS encoding methyl-accepting chemotaxis protein: MKQKKQKKMVSIKTKLLGTILPVVIIIVLLLVGVSYYISKNIITGYSESLLNSSIENQANQIEAWLNENLAAFQSVKQTIEGTEPDEKGLQLILDQYYGYSDNYPEGLYIADEKGKLITATGSGKTESDPTEAVWYKDGLTRVNMGFTDAYTNADGEAVLSASGILNDNSGTMKVISADLSLQRISIIVNSFVEMDDAQAFLVNSTDGTILAHRDNSLISTKLSESKDSFMRDIEEKREQRDYQMTEMDGNMTAFKEVPGTDWILVSYIPTSVVYSDINRVRLVMVVIANVSLLMLAILIGRVVHITIKPVKELTKVITAMTDGDFTVSVKTRSGDEIGVMSQCVEKFIESMRDMISSIHGVSSKLHIQADNSNNVSDQMYDASRTQSQSMQELNNTVEQLSLSVNEIAENATTLAMVVADTREDGEQVDGKMKETVEVSRQGKTDMQNVGVAMQSINESVVKLQQAIDKVGKASEEITNITSVISGIAEETNLLSLNASIEAARAGETGKGFAVVATEIGQLAQNSANSVRNIESLIFEINALVKDAVTQADDSVDNINSSSELVGEALKTFDVIFDNIDVVSSLVQRMIEKVEKVDEVASNVAAISEEQAASSEEILATSDTMVEQANNITGNSQAVASDAKELTASAEELANQVEIFKIEKGEC, encoded by the coding sequence ATGAAGCAGAAAAAACAAAAGAAAATGGTTTCTATCAAGACAAAGCTTTTGGGAACAATACTTCCGGTAGTAATCATTATTGTATTGCTGTTGGTAGGAGTATCTTATTATATTTCCAAAAATATCATAACCGGATATTCTGAAAGCCTTTTGAATTCATCTATTGAAAATCAGGCAAATCAGATTGAAGCATGGTTAAATGAGAACCTGGCAGCATTTCAGAGTGTGAAACAGACCATAGAAGGAACGGAACCGGATGAAAAAGGACTTCAACTTATATTAGACCAATATTATGGGTATAGTGATAACTATCCGGAGGGACTGTATATAGCGGATGAAAAGGGAAAACTGATAACGGCAACAGGTTCCGGAAAGACAGAAAGTGATCCGACGGAAGCGGTATGGTATAAAGATGGTTTGACAAGAGTAAATATGGGATTCACTGATGCATATACGAATGCAGATGGTGAAGCGGTGCTTAGTGCATCTGGTATTTTAAATGATAATTCTGGAACGATGAAGGTGATATCAGCGGATTTGTCTCTTCAGCGTATTAGTATTATCGTAAACAGTTTTGTAGAGATGGATGATGCACAGGCATTCCTTGTAAATTCCACAGATGGTACAATTCTTGCGCATCGTGATAACAGTCTCATTTCTACGAAGCTGAGTGAATCCAAGGATAGCTTTATGAGGGATATAGAAGAAAAACGTGAGCAACGTGATTATCAGATGACAGAGATGGATGGTAATATGACTGCTTTTAAAGAAGTACCGGGAACAGACTGGATATTGGTGTCTTATATTCCGACATCAGTTGTTTATTCTGATATTAATAGGGTTAGACTGGTTATGGTTGTAATAGCAAACGTGTCGTTATTGATGCTGGCTATTTTGATTGGTCGTGTGGTACATATTACAATCAAACCGGTAAAAGAACTGACGAAAGTAATTACAGCTATGACGGATGGTGACTTTACAGTAAGTGTAAAAACTCGAAGTGGTGATGAAATCGGTGTTATGAGTCAATGTGTAGAGAAATTCATTGAGTCAATGCGTGACATGATTTCTTCGATTCACGGAGTATCTAGTAAGCTACATATACAGGCAGATAACAGTAATAATGTTTCTGACCAGATGTATGATGCCTCCAGAACGCAGAGTCAGTCCATGCAGGAATTGAACAATACAGTAGAACAGTTATCTCTTTCGGTTAATGAAATTGCAGAAAACGCAACAACATTAGCAATGGTAGTAGCAGATACCAGAGAAGATGGCGAACAGGTTGATGGTAAGATGAAGGAAACGGTAGAGGTTTCTCGTCAAGGAAAAACAGATATGCAAAATGTTGGGGTTGCAATGCAGAGTATCAATGAATCCGTGGTGAAATTGCAACAGGCAATTGACAAGGTAGGAAAAGCATCGGAAGAGATTACGAATATAACCAGTGTTATTAGTGGTATTGCAGAGGAAACAAACCTGTTATCCTTAAATGCATCGATAGAAGCAGCAAGAGCTGGAGAAACAGGAAAAGGTTTTGCTGTCGTTGCTACAGAGATTGGACAATTGGCACAGAACAGCGCGAATTCTGTACGCAATATCGAGAGTCTCATTTTTGAAATTAATGCGCTGGTTAAGGATGCAGTTACGCAGGCAGATGACAGCGTAGATAATATCAATAGTAGTAGCGAATTGGTGGGAGAGGCATTAAAAACATTTGATGTCATCTTTGACAACATTGATGTAGTAAGTAGTTTGGTACAGAGGATGATTGAAAAAGTAGAAAAAGTAGATGAGGTCGCAAGTAATGTAGCTGCAATTTCAGAAGAACAGGCAGCAAGTTCAGAAGAGATTCTTGCTACATCAGATACTATGGTAGAACAGGCAAACAACATTACAGGAAACAGCCAGGCGGTGGCAAGTGATGCAAAAGAACTGACCGCATCAGCAGAAGAGCTGGCAAATCAGGTTGAGATATTTAAGATAGAGAAGGGAGAGTGCTAA
- the nagB gene encoding glucosamine-6-phosphate deaminase: MKIIKAKDYTEMSRKAANIISAQVIMKPNCVLGLATGSSPLGIYTQLIDWYKKGDLDFSHTKSVNLDEYRGLSHDNEQSYYYFMNENFFKHINIAPANTYIPDGMEPDAAKACADHEAIIQELGGIDLQLLGLGNNGHIGFNEPGVAFEKETHCVNLTESTIQANSRFFKKIEDVPTQAYTMGIKTIMMAKKILIIVSGEGKANIVNKAFFGPVVPQVPASILQMHPDVTLVADAAALSKCPL; encoded by the coding sequence ATTAAAATTATCAAAGCCAAAGATTACACTGAAATGAGCCGTAAGGCTGCTAATATTATCTCCGCACAAGTTATCATGAAACCCAACTGTGTCCTGGGGCTCGCAACCGGTTCTTCCCCTCTGGGCATCTATACACAGTTAATTGATTGGTATAAAAAAGGAGACCTGGACTTCTCTCATACAAAAAGCGTCAATCTAGATGAATACCGCGGACTGTCTCACGACAACGAACAAAGCTACTATTACTTCATGAACGAAAACTTTTTCAAGCACATCAATATTGCTCCCGCAAACACCTATATTCCGGATGGTATGGAACCGGATGCTGCCAAGGCGTGTGCCGACCATGAAGCTATTATTCAAGAATTGGGAGGTATTGATCTGCAACTTTTGGGACTAGGTAATAATGGCCACATCGGATTCAATGAACCCGGCGTTGCTTTCGAAAAAGAAACCCACTGCGTAAACCTGACAGAAAGTACGATTCAGGCAAATTCCAGATTTTTCAAAAAAATTGAAGATGTTCCAACTCAGGCTTATACCATGGGAATCAAGACTATCATGATGGCAAAAAAAATCTTAATCATTGTAAGTGGTGAAGGCAAAGCCAATATTGTAAACAAAGCCTTCTTTGGTCCTGTTGTACCACAGGTCCCCGCTTCCATCCTTCAAATGCATCCGGACGTTACTCTCGTAGCCGATGCTGCTGCTTTAAGTAAATGTCCACTTTAA
- the nagA gene encoding N-acetylglucosamine-6-phosphate deacetylase — protein sequence MKIINGLVFHENEGFIKETLYTENGLFSDHTTDNVEVDANGCYVIPGLIDIHFHGCANHDFCDASLAGLHAIAEYELSQGITSICPASMTLSKEMLIDICQNAQVFAAEPNNTSESRLIGINLEGPFIAYEKRGAQNPNYITSASYEALKDWQKASGGLIKLLTLAPETDGAMEFIPKLKSSPFKDISISIGHTSSDYATAIAAFQAGANHVTHLFNAMSGFTHRAPGVIGAAFDTPNCFVEIICDGVHIHPSAIRTAFSMFTDNRIVFISDSMMATGMPDGMYSLGNQNVIVNGNRATLADGTLAGSVTNLADCMRTAVTMGIPLASAVKCATINPARSIGVDDKYGSLTFGKIADFVLLNRDLSLREVHKA from the coding sequence ATGAAAATTATAAATGGTCTTGTTTTCCATGAAAATGAAGGATTTATAAAAGAAACACTATATACAGAAAATGGTCTTTTTTCAGACCACACCACAGATAACGTAGAGGTTGATGCCAATGGATGTTATGTCATTCCCGGATTAATTGATATTCATTTTCATGGTTGTGCAAACCATGACTTCTGCGATGCATCTTTGGCAGGACTTCATGCCATAGCAGAATATGAACTTAGCCAGGGTATTACTTCTATTTGCCCGGCCTCCATGACACTATCAAAAGAAATGCTTATAGATATCTGCCAAAACGCACAGGTATTTGCTGCTGAACCAAACAATACTTCTGAATCACGTTTGATTGGAATTAATTTGGAGGGCCCTTTTATTGCTTATGAAAAACGGGGTGCTCAAAACCCGAATTACATCACGTCTGCCAGCTACGAGGCATTAAAAGACTGGCAGAAAGCTTCCGGCGGACTGATAAAACTTCTGACCCTTGCTCCCGAAACAGATGGTGCCATGGAGTTTATCCCAAAATTGAAATCCTCTCCATTTAAGGATATCTCCATTTCAATCGGACACACCTCCAGTGATTATGCCACTGCTATAGCCGCCTTTCAAGCCGGAGCAAACCATGTGACTCATCTTTTTAATGCCATGTCCGGATTTACCCATCGAGCTCCCGGTGTTATCGGTGCAGCTTTTGATACTCCAAACTGTTTCGTCGAAATAATTTGTGATGGTGTACACATTCATCCATCTGCTATCCGCACTGCTTTTTCTATGTTTACAGACAATCGCATTGTTTTCATCAGCGATAGCATGATGGCAACCGGAATGCCTGATGGTATGTATTCGCTAGGCAATCAAAACGTAATCGTTAACGGTAACCGCGCCACTCTGGCAGATGGCACACTCGCGGGCTCTGTTACCAATCTTGCCGACTGTATGCGCACCGCCGTGACCATGGGAATTCCGTTGGCTAGTGCTGTAAAATGCGCCACTATCAATCCCGCTCGTTCCATTGGCGTAGATGACAAATACGGAAGCCTTACATTCGGAAAAATTGCAGACTTTGTTCTATTAAATCGTGACCTTTCCTTACGCGAAGTACACAAAGCATAA
- a CDS encoding transposase: MAFVTNDNQQLTLTDSTFNLTQREKRVLEKSWANTFAEKVFPAIDESIFSVLYSDKASRPNTPVNVIVGALILKEALGDTDDELVEALMFDVRYQYALHTTSFEEQPLSDRTLSRFRARVLAYETEHDVDLIHECIVKMAKEIAEFMNISPNMQRMDSLMIAANIKNLSLLELFYTCVANLAKIMNQREITLPEEQYHYIEKDDYNRCIYHQRNLDATERTIVVMHDAEKLIELCDKTGNLDDTSEYQLLIRLLKERTIIDDDGTRRLRKKEEVENPSEVLLNPSDPEATFRYKAGGKNLGYVGNVVESVGEKGSLITDYAYEKNIYADNQFMKDYLEQQDTFDEGAFMVADGAYSGETNSRIAASHNLKLVTTNFTGRKPDEIYADFKFSDDGHFLLECINGCTPEECTYDSGNERSVAHFKTEECSSCPYKDRCQPRFLKTKVRKEVSWKAVGRAKQLQYMKTEEFSRYSRFRNGVEAVPSLLRRRYNVDKIPTRGKNRTRFHFGFKIAALNFQKLLDYINNLDNCAPKTKTA; the protein is encoded by the coding sequence ATGGCTTTTGTTACTAATGATAATCAACAACTAACTCTGACAGATAGCACTTTTAATCTCACGCAAAGAGAAAAAAGGGTTTTGGAAAAATCATGGGCAAATACTTTTGCAGAAAAAGTTTTTCCAGCTATTGATGAAAGTATTTTTTCTGTTCTATATAGCGATAAAGCTTCTCGTCCCAATACACCTGTAAATGTAATTGTTGGGGCACTGATTCTGAAAGAAGCTCTTGGTGATACTGATGATGAATTAGTGGAAGCACTTATGTTTGATGTTCGTTATCAGTATGCTCTTCATACAACAAGCTTTGAAGAACAGCCTCTCAGTGATCGTACATTAAGCAGATTTAGGGCAAGAGTATTAGCATATGAGACAGAGCATGATGTTGATCTGATTCATGAATGCATTGTGAAGATGGCAAAAGAGATAGCTGAATTTATGAATATATCTCCAAACATGCAACGAATGGACAGCTTAATGATTGCAGCTAATATAAAAAATCTTTCTTTGTTAGAACTGTTTTATACATGTGTTGCCAACCTTGCGAAAATAATGAATCAACGTGAAATCACTCTTCCGGAGGAACAATACCACTACATCGAAAAAGATGATTATAATCGCTGCATATATCACCAAAGAAATCTTGATGCTACAGAGCGAACAATTGTTGTGATGCATGACGCCGAAAAACTTATTGAGCTTTGCGATAAAACAGGTAATCTTGATGATACCAGTGAATACCAGCTTCTCATTCGCCTCTTAAAAGAAAGAACAATCATTGATGATGACGGAACCAGACGTCTTCGGAAAAAGGAAGAAGTTGAAAATCCATCTGAAGTTTTATTAAACCCATCTGATCCAGAGGCTACTTTTCGATACAAAGCCGGTGGAAAGAACTTAGGCTACGTTGGAAATGTTGTTGAATCCGTTGGTGAAAAAGGAAGCCTTATAACTGACTACGCGTACGAGAAAAATATATATGCTGACAATCAGTTTATGAAAGATTATCTGGAACAACAGGATACTTTTGATGAAGGAGCCTTCATGGTAGCGGATGGTGCTTATAGCGGCGAAACGAATTCGCGGATAGCTGCATCACATAATCTCAAGCTGGTAACAACAAATTTTACCGGTCGTAAGCCAGATGAAATATATGCTGACTTTAAATTTTCCGATGATGGACATTTTTTACTTGAATGTATCAATGGATGTACACCAGAGGAATGTACCTATGACTCTGGAAATGAACGCTCAGTTGCCCACTTCAAAACAGAGGAATGCAGTTCATGCCCGTATAAAGACCGTTGTCAACCACGCTTTCTGAAAACAAAAGTCCGTAAGGAAGTTTCATGGAAAGCAGTAGGAAGAGCAAAACAGCTGCAATACATGAAGACCGAAGAATTCAGCCGGTACTCTCGCTTTCGAAATGGAGTGGAGGCAGTTCCATCCCTTCTACGAAGAAGATATAACGTAGATAAGATTCCAACGCGCGGCAAGAATCGAACCAGATTTCATTTTGGATTTAAAATAGCAGCATTAAATTTTCAAAAGTTATTGGATTATATCAATAACTTAGATAATTGTGCTCCAAAAACTAAAACAGCATAA
- a CDS encoding helix-turn-helix domain-containing protein — protein sequence MVYEIGSFIHDLRVERGYSQEELCYGICSTGNLSKIENGIRMPNRKTIEALMQRLGCEDVFLQFSSRIRVSKGY from the coding sequence ATGGTGTACGAAATTGGAAGTTTTATACATGACTTAAGAGTAGAACGGGGGTATTCTCAAGAAGAATTGTGTTATGGAATATGTTCTACGGGGAATTTGTCTAAGATAGAAAATGGAATACGAATGCCCAATCGAAAGACCATAGAAGCATTGATGCAACGACTTGGCTGTGAGGACGTGTTTTTGCAATTTTCCAGTAGGATTAGGGTGTCAAAAGGTTACTGA
- a CDS encoding DUF5105 domain-containing protein, with amino-acid sequence MKKFCTVMFCILVCSALLTACGEPENNAASSVKAIYDLYILGDTEGISSLGMSDEEIKSAQTTYDDSVKETIRSNFSASGQEIDDNTLDELCAARKEALSKLEASAEITSESEGKATVVLHTTYFDESQLDKNAFYSAREAANQSGLTSLEEQQVFLMEKYTQNLIAAYKDVTPSEDTTDITVECVIQDNSWVPANMSSFGSDLALAITGQNQDSDTSEE; translated from the coding sequence ATGAAAAAATTTTGTACTGTCATGTTTTGTATCCTTGTATGTTCTGCTTTGCTTACCGCCTGCGGAGAACCGGAAAACAACGCTGCTTCTTCCGTAAAGGCAATTTATGATTTATATATTCTTGGAGATACGGAAGGAATCTCCTCTCTCGGCATGTCAGATGAGGAAATCAAATCAGCGCAAACTACATATGATGATTCTGTGAAAGAAACGATTCGTTCCAACTTTTCTGCCAGCGGACAGGAAATCGATGACAATACTTTAGATGAACTTTGTGCTGCAAGAAAAGAGGCTCTTTCCAAGTTAGAGGCAAGTGCAGAAATCACATCCGAATCCGAGGGAAAAGCCACTGTAGTCCTTCATACTACCTACTTTGACGAATCCCAGTTAGATAAAAATGCCTTTTATAGCGCCAGAGAGGCAGCCAACCAATCCGGCCTTACTTCATTAGAAGAACAGCAGGTATTCCTCATGGAAAAGTACACCCAGAACTTAATTGCTGCCTATAAGGACGTAACGCCATCAGAAGATACTACCGACATTACTGTGGAATGTGTTATTCAGGATAACTCCTGGGTACCCGCTAATATGTCTTCCTTTGGTTCGGACCTCGCTCTTGCTATTACCGGACAGAATCAGGATTCTGACACCTCCGAGGAATAA
- a CDS encoding DUF6128 domain-containing protein, translating to MSEFHRIVTYLYLYEGNHKTRNVGYAKIEKRDAQCRVEIHMKNTGLINHDIPVYFYTQTNAGFPGVLLGSVNFVRGTGEFKDLFDSTSLSGTGYSISCIKGIFLPISEREMILSQWDDDSFDRTSFFPAQTSNQENVSVPEEAITPEKNVSPDLEAAEVAPDLSFETPEPESHSLRRDFIMENFPPVFPFSREDSFQWVQLELKNLHLLPKSYWHLGNNSFLLHGFFNYHHLILGRKKDAQSCQWFLGVPGVFQNPERVMATLFGFPEFHSTSESNIKTGQFGYWIRPLKES from the coding sequence ATGTCTGAATTCCATCGTATAGTTACTTACCTTTATTTATATGAAGGTAATCACAAAACCCGTAACGTGGGTTATGCTAAAATCGAAAAGAGAGATGCGCAATGCCGCGTAGAAATACATATGAAGAACACCGGATTAATCAACCATGATATTCCGGTGTATTTCTATACCCAAACGAATGCTGGTTTTCCAGGTGTTTTACTTGGCTCTGTAAACTTTGTGCGAGGCACCGGAGAGTTTAAAGATTTATTCGATTCTACCAGCCTTTCCGGCACCGGCTATTCTATTTCCTGTATCAAAGGAATCTTTCTTCCTATCTCAGAACGGGAAATGATTTTAAGCCAATGGGATGATGATTCCTTTGACCGAACTTCCTTTTTCCCTGCCCAAACTTCTAATCAAGAGAATGTTTCTGTTCCGGAAGAAGCAATCACTCCTGAAAAAAATGTGTCTCCTGACCTAGAAGCAGCAGAGGTAGCCCCCGACCTTTCCTTCGAAACGCCTGAACCGGAATCTCATTCTCTGCGCCGTGATTTTATCATGGAGAACTTCCCTCCCGTATTTCCCTTTTCCCGCGAGGACTCTTTCCAGTGGGTGCAATTGGAGTTAAAAAATCTACATTTACTTCCAAAATCCTACTGGCACCTGGGAAATAACAGTTTTCTGCTTCACGGGTTCTTTAATTATCATCACCTGATTTTGGGCAGAAAAAAAGACGCACAATCCTGTCAATGGTTTTTGGGCGTCCCCGGTGTATTCCAGAATCCAGAACGGGTTATGGCCACTCTTTTTGGATTTCCGGAATTTCATTCTACTTCTGAATCCAATATTAAAACCGGTCAATTCGGCTATTGGATTCGTCCGTTAAAAGAATCATAG
- a CDS encoding GNAT family N-acetyltransferase, with protein MEMVYETPRLVLKILREDAAEKVLDFYEENKEIFERYELDRERNFYTKAHQAALLRCEYNLILRLQLVRFWVFEKENPKRIIGTFSFHNIRQSAYMDCELGYKFHQDVWRKGYARESIQRGIEIMFGELEMHRMEALVMPENEPSKHLLKALGFKLEGVKRQNVKLHGVWCDHEVYSLLNEKML; from the coding sequence ATGGAAATGGTATATGAGACACCGAGACTGGTGCTTAAGATATTGCGAGAAGATGCAGCGGAAAAAGTATTAGATTTTTACGAAGAAAATAAAGAGATTTTTGAACGGTATGAGCTGGATCGGGAAAGAAATTTCTATACCAAGGCACATCAGGCAGCATTGTTGCGGTGTGAGTATAACCTTATACTACGGTTGCAATTGGTAAGGTTTTGGGTATTTGAAAAAGAAAATCCAAAGCGGATTATCGGGACCTTTTCTTTTCACAACATTCGCCAGTCGGCATATATGGATTGTGAACTTGGATATAAGTTTCATCAGGATGTGTGGAGGAAGGGATATGCCAGAGAAAGCATTCAACGAGGAATAGAAATTATGTTTGGAGAGCTGGAGATGCATCGAATGGAAGCATTGGTAATGCCGGAAAATGAACCGTCGAAACATCTGCTCAAGGCGCTTGGATTTAAATTGGAAGGTGTGAAACGGCAGAATGTAAAACTTCACGGTGTATGGTGTGACCATGAAGTTTACAGTCTGTTGAATGAAAAAATGCTATGA
- a CDS encoding anaerobic ribonucleoside-triphosphate reductase activating protein — protein MQIHGFQKTTLLDFPGYVASTVFCGGCNFRCLYCHNKDLVLHSGEMPLISEEEVFAHLKRRKGILDGVCITGGEPTLQPDLEDFIRKVKELGLKVKLDTNGYCPDVLMNLCKKNLVDYVAMDIKGTPEQYEKITGVKPWDFNKIQASVYFLMSGEVPYEFRTTVVKELHTPEDLQKISQWISGARAYYLQNYRDSEQVMQRGFHGYEPEQLKQICEIVQKKIPVAQVRGVE, from the coding sequence ATGCAGATACATGGATTTCAAAAGACGACTTTATTGGATTTCCCTGGGTATGTAGCATCTACAGTGTTTTGCGGTGGGTGCAATTTTCGCTGTCTTTATTGTCACAATAAAGATTTGGTATTGCATTCGGGAGAAATGCCCCTTATTTCGGAAGAAGAGGTATTTGCGCATCTGAAGAGGCGGAAGGGGATTTTAGATGGTGTTTGTATTACAGGCGGAGAGCCAACGTTACAGCCGGATTTGGAAGATTTTATTCGGAAAGTAAAAGAATTGGGACTTAAGGTAAAATTGGACACCAATGGCTATTGCCCGGATGTATTGATGAATTTGTGTAAAAAGAATCTGGTTGATTATGTGGCAATGGATATTAAGGGAACACCGGAGCAATATGAGAAGATTACCGGTGTAAAACCGTGGGATTTTAATAAGATACAGGCATCCGTCTATTTTCTTATGAGTGGAGAGGTTCCTTACGAATTTCGAACTACGGTAGTGAAGGAACTGCACACGCCGGAGGATTTACAGAAAATTAGTCAATGGATTAGTGGTGCCAGGGCGTACTATTTACAGAATTATCGGGATTCAGAACAGGTAATGCAAAGAGGTTTTCATGGATATGAGCCGGAGCAATTGAAGCAAATCTGCGAAATTGTTCAGAAGAAAATACCTGTGGCACAGGTGAGAGGAGTGGAATAA
- the tadA gene encoding tRNA adenosine(34) deaminase TadA produces the protein MNQEEKFMKAAIREARKAEKLEEVPIGCVIVYEGKIIARGYNRRNTDKNTLAHAELLAIKKASKKLGDWRLEGCTMYVTLEPCQMCAGAIVQARMDKVVIGSMNPKAGCAGSVLNLLQISAFNHQVELEKGVLGEECSTMLSDFFRTLRAQKRKNSGGQHNVAKE, from the coding sequence ATGAATCAGGAAGAAAAATTTATGAAAGCCGCCATTCGGGAAGCGCGAAAAGCAGAAAAATTAGAAGAAGTACCTATTGGCTGCGTTATTGTATATGAAGGAAAAATCATTGCGAGAGGATACAACCGCCGCAATACAGATAAAAACACCTTAGCTCATGCAGAGCTTCTTGCTATAAAAAAAGCCAGCAAAAAGTTAGGCGACTGGAGACTGGAAGGCTGTACCATGTACGTTACTCTGGAGCCTTGCCAGATGTGTGCCGGCGCCATCGTGCAAGCTCGTATGGATAAGGTGGTCATCGGAAGTATGAATCCTAAGGCCGGCTGTGCAGGATCTGTTCTAAACCTGCTGCAAATCAGTGCTTTTAATCATCAGGTAGAACTGGAAAAAGGTGTGTTGGGAGAAGAGTGCTCCACCATGCTTAGCGATTTTTTCCGCACTCTTAGAGCCCAAAAAAGAAAGAATTCAGGAGGACAACACAATGTCGCAAAAGAATAA
- a CDS encoding DMT family transporter — protein sequence MALQYAYFVAILFACLGIFLIATHGNLHSLSLSTAALFWGLAAAVSFVFYTVYPQKTLFERLGMVPIMGWSFLIGGITLSLITRSYSFSVKWSVTSVNLILTITFFGTLIPFLAYGIGVRILGNLRASLFVTVEPIISALLTVLLTKQRFSIADIIGFLCIIGAIELIAVRTLKAALKGKNNSH from the coding sequence ATGGCTTTACAATATGCTTATTTTGTTGCTATTTTATTTGCCTGCCTTGGAATTTTTCTAATTGCTACCCATGGCAATTTACACTCATTGAGCCTCTCAACGGCCGCTTTATTCTGGGGACTGGCTGCTGCCGTCAGCTTTGTATTTTATACCGTTTACCCGCAAAAAACGCTTTTTGAGCGACTTGGCATGGTTCCTATTATGGGATGGTCCTTTCTTATAGGCGGAATAACATTATCTCTCATTACCAGAAGTTATTCCTTTTCGGTCAAATGGTCCGTTACCTCTGTTAATTTGATTCTGACCATTACTTTTTTTGGGACACTAATACCTTTTTTAGCATACGGAATAGGTGTCCGAATATTGGGAAATTTAAGAGCAAGCCTTTTTGTTACTGTCGAACCTATCATTAGTGCTCTTTTAACGGTTCTCCTCACGAAGCAACGTTTTTCCATTGCTGATATTATAGGTTTTCTCTGTATTATTGGTGCGATTGAGCTAATTGCTGTCCGAACATTAAAGGCAGCATTGAAAGGTAAAAATAATTCGCACTAA